TCGGTTGGGTGAACACCGGACCCCGTGCGGTGTCGATCACCGTGTGCTTGTTGTCGACCAACCAGTAGTCGCCGTCCCGGTCCCGCCGGAACAAGCTCTCGGTCGGCAGCCAGGCGTCGCCCGCGGCGAACACCCCGCGCATACCGTCCTTCGACGCGTCTACCACCGGACTCGCCTTGCTCAGCAGCAGACCCACCTCGTCGTCCGCACACCGTCGGACGAAGCCACGGTTGTCCACCTCGAACTCGTCGGCGATCGGGTCGTAGGCGGCCAGCTCGACCGAGGCGGTACCCGGCACCGGTCGGCCCTCGCAACCCGCCTTGACCCCGGCCACGTTCGCCAACACGATGTCACCTTCGGTGGCAGCGTAGAACTCCAGCACGCGGGCGGGGGTGAACTGGTCGACGGTGCGCCGCCACAATCCGGGTGGCATCCCCGACCCGATGAACAGCCGGATGGGGTGCTGGTGCTGCGGGCCGAATACATCTGCGTCCAGGATCTCGCGCAGCATCGTCCAGGTGTAGGTCACCACCGTGACGCCGTAGCGATGTACCTCCTCGGCGAACTTTGCCGGCTCCATCGAGCGTGCCAGCGCGATTCGCGAGCCGCCGGCAACCGCACCGCCGAGGCTCACCAGCAGGCCCGACGAGTGGTGCAGCGGAGCCAGGCAGTACACCGTGTCGCCGCGATCCAGATCGGCCGAGCTGGCGGTGCCGAACGCGGACAACGCCCACCGATAGTTGGTGATGTACTTGGCTTCCATTCCGTCGCCGGAGCCGGCGACCAGGATGAACGCCAGCTCCCGGGCGAGCCCCGGGTTGGGTCGATACCACCCGGGCACATCGACCAGGTCCGGGTCGATCTGTTCCAGATCCACCACGCGTTCGCCGGTCGGCACCGAAAGTCCACGCGCGTCGCCACCGCCGAGCACCAGCACCTTGCAGCCGGCGGTCGCCGCCGCCGCGACGTTCTGCGGATCGGTGATCAGCGTCGAGATCCCGGTCAATCGGATCGCCGCAGCGAGGTCTCCGCCGGGGGCGAGCAGGACCGAGACCGCGCCGAGTCGGGACAACGCCGCCACCGCCGCCAAACCGGACGGCCGTGTCTCCATCAGCACCCCGACCCGGCCGGCCGGGCGGACCCCGGCCTGGATGAGGCCTTTCACCACATTGTCGATCCGGGTGTTCACCGCGGCGTTGGTATGTACCCGGTCGTCGAAGATGAAGCTCTGCCCCAGCGGCGCCCGGCGGCCCTGCTCGGCGAGCATGCTGCCCAACGAGATCTGGGTGTGCGGCTGCAACTGGCCCAGCCGGGAAAGCCGCGGCAGCGCCCGCGCCGCCTCGCCGGAGAACTCGACGCTGCTGCGGATCCGGCTACCGGCGAAACCGATGATGCCGCGACTGACGGTGGTGCCGACCTCGGCGGCCGTGGCCGCCGTGTGCATCATCCGCTCGACCGGGGTGGGCGGGCGGTGCTGGTCGGGATCATCCTCCAGCATCGGCTCGATCATGTCCGGCATCGATCCGACGCCATCGCGCCACCGCACCCAGTCGGCCACCAACGGCCAGGTGATCGTGGCCGCGGTATTACCCGCGACCAGTCCGAAATGCCCTGCACGCAGGCGCATCTCGTAGATGTCGGCATTCGGTGCGGCCCGCTTGATGCCACGCACCGCCGCCGGCACCCCGATGTCGTCCAGCTCGCCGACGAACGCCAGGATCGGGCAGGTGATCTCGGCCAGGGTCACCGGTTGGTCGGCGATCACGAAACCGCCGGAAACCATCCGGTTGTGGACCACGAACTGCTTGAGCAGATCGGCGAGCGCCGGGCCGGCGTAGCCGACCCAACCGTCCTGTTCCAGGAATCGACGCTGCCGCTCCCGGGGCAACAACGCTTCCCGGTCGTGCAGCTGCCGGACGAAATCGACCCGGGCCCGCACCGTCTTCACCGGATCGAGCAGCTGGAAGCCGGTGCGAACCATCGAGTCGCTGAGCGAGAACCGGCTCACCACGTGATCGGCGATGAACTCCGCCACCGACGAGGTGAAATCGGCCGGGAGCCCGAACGGGAGCCCCGCAACCAGATCGACCGGGCTGCCGAAGGTGATCAAGCTGGCGATTCCGTCGGTCCGGCGGAACGCCGCGACCTGATAGCCGAACATGCCACCCTGGGAGTAGCCGGCCAGGTGGATCGGCCGGCCGCCGGTGCGGCGCAGCACCGC
Above is a genomic segment from Skermania piniformis containing:
- a CDS encoding alpha/beta fold hydrolase, yielding MVGQVQRLIATAQNGLEVIRFGGLATDDESSPFEVVERKPNFRLRHYFPGDDTPDRPVALLIPPLMVAADVYDVTTDKGAIGILSRAGIDTWVVDFGAPETEEGGWKRDLADHVVACNDAIDAVLRRTGGRPIHLAGYSQGGMFGYQVAAFRRTDGIASLITFGSPVDLVAGLPFGLPADFTSSVAEFIADHVVSRFSLSDSMVRTGFQLLDPVKTVRARVDFVRQLHDREALLPRERQRRFLEQDGWVGYAGPALADLLKQFVVHNRMVSGGFVIADQPVTLAEITCPILAFVGELDDIGVPAAVRGIKRAAPNADIYEMRLRAGHFGLVAGNTAATITWPLVADWVRWRDGVGSMPDMIEPMLEDDPDQHRPPTPVERMMHTAATAAEVGTTVSRGIIGFAGSRIRSSVEFSGEAARALPRLSRLGQLQPHTQISLGSMLAEQGRRAPLGQSFIFDDRVHTNAAVNTRIDNVVKGLIQAGVRPAGRVGVLMETRPSGLAAVAALSRLGAVSVLLAPGGDLAAAIRLTGISTLITDPQNVAAAATAGCKVLVLGGGDARGLSVPTGERVVDLEQIDPDLVDVPGWYRPNPGLARELAFILVAGSGDGMEAKYITNYRWALSAFGTASSADLDRGDTVYCLAPLHHSSGLLVSLGGAVAGGSRIALARSMEPAKFAEEVHRYGVTVVTYTWTMLREILDADVFGPQHQHPIRLFIGSGMPPGLWRRTVDQFTPARVLEFYAATEGDIVLANVAGVKAGCEGRPVPGTASVELAAYDPIADEFEVDNRGFVRRCADDEVGLLLSKASPVVDASKDGMRGVFAAGDAWLPTESLFRRDRDGDYWLVDNKHTVIDTARGPVFTQPIAGALNEISAVDLEVVYGLPAAEQRQVAVAAVSVRKGYRLEVQDLTDGMYGLVAAQRPDVVHVVDDIPVGASYRPSAAAVRAAGRPQPGPRAWYYDWRDGHYKELTVAMAKEIFGEPE